The sequence TTCTGCTTGTTTTCTTCATTTCCTTATCTATTTCCTGTAGTACCATTCAGGTTCCCAATTCTGTGAATTATCAGGGTTTGTCTGTATCGGGCAAACAAAAGCAGGATACCGCCCTGTTGAATCTGATTCAGCCTTATTCGGTTGAAATTAACCGGACCATGAACAAAGTGATTGGATTTACACCAACAACATTAACCAAGCGTTTGCCAGAAAGTGGGTTGGGTAATTTTATGGCAGATTGTATGCAGGAAATGGCAGCTCAGAAGTTTGCTGTTCCGGTGGATATAGCTTTTATGAATTCAGGAGGAATTCGTGCCTCTCTAAATAAAGGAAATATAACTGTTGGAAATATTTATGAGTTAATGCCCTTTGATAATTTACTGGTGATTCAGGAACTGAAGGGATCGGTGCTGGAAGCACTATTTCAACACATAGCTACAGATGGGGGCTGGCCCATTTCAAAAGGGTCTTCTTTTAAAATTCAGAATAAAAAAGCTGTGGACATAGTGGTGAATGGAAAGCCATTAGACAGAAATGCCACTTATATCGTAGCCAATTCAGATTATGTGGCAC is a genomic window of Sediminibacterium sp. TEGAF015 containing:
- a CDS encoding 5'-nucleotidase C-terminal domain-containing protein → MRRLTFLLVFFISLSISCSTIQVPNSVNYQGLSVSGKQKQDTALLNLIQPYSVEINRTMNKVIGFTPTTLTKRLPESGLGNFMADCMQEMAAQKFAVPVDIAFMNSGGIRASLNKGNITVGNIYELMPFDNLLVIQELKGSVLEALFQHIATDGGWPISKGSSFKIQNKKAVDIVVNGKPLDRNATYIVANSDYVAQGGSDAAMLKPFPFQNKGYLIRDALISYVMAITASGKPLDPKIENRVSSNNNE